In Chryseobacterium oranimense, a single window of DNA contains:
- a CDS encoding diacylglycerol kinase family protein, with amino-acid sequence MERTAFIINPFSAKKNYQPFLDELKKKVGNPLYYISESIPGTDDFIRDNFDNVDIFVAIGGDGTISTIARNLINTDKILAIFPAGSGNGFSNETKFSKNLDELLEKIKAKASRKIDTFTVNDRLSINVSGTGFDGKVVKEFEKTSRGFKNYIKVSLKTFFNYKPIKVKFSDEAYQQYNGRYLMLNIANTRQFGNNAYIAPNASKSDGLLDMVLVKKFPLTYSALFAFRMFTKKLKDDEYVTYLPVSEISFKVNTKNWHLDGEFNKIKSPVHVKVQPSSLNILI; translated from the coding sequence ATGGAAAGAACAGCTTTTATCATTAATCCCTTTTCGGCCAAAAAAAATTATCAGCCGTTTCTTGACGAGCTCAAAAAAAAGGTGGGCAATCCTTTATATTACATCTCCGAATCTATTCCGGGGACAGATGATTTTATCAGGGATAATTTTGACAATGTAGATATCTTTGTTGCCATCGGAGGGGATGGAACCATCTCTACTATAGCAAGAAATCTTATTAATACAGATAAAATTCTGGCCATCTTTCCGGCCGGCTCAGGGAATGGATTCTCCAATGAGACCAAGTTCAGCAAAAATCTGGATGAACTTTTAGAAAAAATTAAAGCTAAGGCCTCCAGAAAGATTGATACCTTTACTGTTAACGACAGATTGTCTATTAACGTTTCAGGAACCGGGTTTGACGGAAAAGTCGTTAAAGAATTCGAAAAAACCAGTCGCGGATTCAAGAATTACATCAAAGTATCTCTGAAAACATTCTTCAATTACAAACCTATCAAGGTGAAATTCTCTGATGAAGCCTATCAGCAGTACAATGGCCGGTATCTAATGCTCAATATCGCTAATACGCGCCAGTTTGGGAACAATGCATATATAGCCCCGAATGCAAGTAAAAGTGACGGTTTGCTCGATATGGTGCTGGTAAAAAAATTCCCGCTAACCTATTCAGCGCTTTTTGCTTTCAGAATGTTTACTAAAAAGTTGAAGGATGATGAATACGTGACCTATCTTCCCGTTTCGGAAATTTCATTTAAGGTAAATACTAAAAACTGGCATCTTGATGGTGAGTTTAATAAAATAAAATCACCGGTTCATGTAAAAGTACAGCCATCAAGTTTAAACATTTTAATTTAA
- a CDS encoding RsiV family protein: MKNTIAVLAVSSLLAFSACKKNENTTVANKTETSQPEKFTVDSVKVSDSSKIADSLTISFTSKLLVFPALKDRKLLDSIYFQNKGIKDFSKKGLQAYLENDKNKYFKSVKGDSKDWISDISYAQDWYTNSHMNLVSNENDYMHIGYAWSSYEGGAHDNYGFSERVFDLKNNKKLELKNITSMPKAKLESILMKNINKVHSGTTDNGDDVKNSDMLLVEVIPATDNFYFDQKNLYFHYSPYEITAFAAGDIVIPVSWEELKGTLNKEFKERMKIK, encoded by the coding sequence ATGAAAAATACCATCGCCGTTCTGGCTGTTTCTTCACTTCTGGCTTTTTCAGCCTGTAAAAAAAATGAAAATACAACTGTAGCCAATAAAACAGAAACTTCCCAGCCGGAAAAATTTACTGTAGACTCTGTGAAAGTAAGCGATTCATCGAAGATTGCGGATTCACTTACCATAAGTTTCACTTCCAAGCTGCTCGTTTTTCCAGCTTTGAAAGACAGAAAGCTGTTGGACAGTATTTATTTCCAAAATAAAGGCATTAAAGATTTTTCTAAAAAAGGACTTCAGGCTTACCTGGAAAATGATAAAAATAAGTATTTCAAATCTGTAAAAGGAGACAGTAAAGACTGGATTTCAGATATTTCCTATGCACAGGACTGGTACACCAATTCGCATATGAACCTTGTTTCCAATGAAAATGATTATATGCACATAGGTTATGCTTGGAGCTCTTATGAAGGTGGCGCCCATGACAATTACGGGTTTTCAGAAAGAGTTTTTGATCTTAAAAACAATAAAAAGCTGGAGCTTAAAAACATTACTTCAATGCCTAAAGCCAAGCTTGAAAGTATTTTGATGAAAAATATCAATAAAGTTCATAGTGGGACAACAGACAATGGAGATGACGTGAAAAATTCAGATATGCTGCTGGTAGAAGTTATTCCTGCTACAGATAACTTCTATTTTGATCAGAAAAATCTCTATTTTCACTACAGTCCCTATGAAATTACAGCTTTTGCTGCCGGAGATATTGTAATTCCTGTGTCATGGGAAGAGTTGAAAGGAACTCTTAATAAAGAATTTAAAGAAAGAATGAAAATAAAGTAA
- a CDS encoding transglutaminase-like domain-containing protein, translating into MNKKLLTAICFGIIISVNGQKHEFLDPPKFDNADLSKTKSTLDENASAEILYKSVHFNVDPSTGTLRKNVFYRVKIYDKDKAEDWLNLEIPLYRNSSNDEETLSKVKAFVYNLENGTTVPTKVDKSSKYKSKESKYTTITKFAFPNVKNGSVIEYQYEVLSPFLYSVPQILIESDAPSLYTEYILDSPSHIAYNVNYTGTLGPKYRVVEEKTMYGMPFKTYRFGYENLKGFKTEKFVKNDRNYRTKISAELHSTNFGQLKMYSSSWEEIKDKLYKDEDFGEELKKTKLAKEKVSSVISGLNSDAEKADAIFNYVKNTFTWNKDRGIYTEDGIKKMLETKTGNAAEINLFLVMMLREAGLKADPLVISTVDNGLINLVSPSIVGMNFVIAVIKLKDGFMMYDATSKQASMNNLPPRDWNQYGVLMAKEKAALMEMGNTTTSYNYLTTEAKINEDGSISGTYSDKDTGSYAMFVKESYDENAEKYKKQYKENYSIDFTGIESKILDNGDFESTMKFSADNLIDKVGKKMIINPMLFLSKNSNEFDQAEERKYPIDFISSFTKVKKVILEIPEGYVIEAMPKSKKIVTEDKEIEYSYVAEQKGNKLEIISTTKIASPDYPKEYYPAFKQIWGTASKSENQVISLVKKS; encoded by the coding sequence ATGAATAAAAAATTATTAACTGCTATCTGTTTCGGAATTATAATTTCAGTAAACGGTCAGAAACATGAGTTTCTGGATCCTCCGAAATTTGACAATGCAGATCTGTCCAAAACAAAATCTACACTGGATGAAAATGCCTCTGCGGAGATTTTATACAAATCGGTACACTTTAATGTAGATCCTTCCACAGGAACCCTTAGGAAAAATGTTTTTTACAGAGTAAAAATCTATGATAAAGATAAAGCAGAAGATTGGTTAAATCTCGAGATTCCATTATATAGAAATTCCAGCAATGACGAAGAAACTTTAAGCAAAGTAAAAGCTTTCGTTTATAATCTTGAAAATGGAACTACGGTACCTACTAAAGTAGATAAAAGCTCAAAATATAAAAGTAAAGAAAGTAAATATACAACCATAACCAAATTTGCTTTCCCTAATGTGAAAAACGGCTCTGTAATAGAATATCAGTACGAAGTTTTATCTCCGTTTCTATACTCGGTTCCGCAAATTCTGATAGAATCGGATGCGCCTTCTCTTTACACGGAATATATTCTGGATAGCCCTTCACATATAGCTTATAATGTGAATTATACAGGTACACTGGGCCCAAAATACAGAGTAGTAGAGGAAAAAACGATGTATGGAATGCCGTTTAAAACCTATAGATTCGGATATGAAAACCTGAAAGGGTTCAAAACTGAGAAATTTGTTAAAAACGACAGGAATTACCGTACGAAAATAAGTGCTGAGCTTCACTCCACTAATTTTGGACAATTGAAAATGTATTCCTCTTCCTGGGAAGAAATCAAAGATAAGTTGTATAAAGATGAAGATTTTGGGGAAGAACTGAAAAAAACAAAGCTTGCTAAAGAAAAAGTTTCATCTGTTATTTCAGGCCTAAATTCCGATGCTGAAAAAGCCGATGCTATTTTTAATTACGTAAAAAACACATTTACCTGGAATAAAGACCGCGGGATTTATACAGAAGACGGAATTAAAAAAATGTTGGAGACTAAAACAGGAAATGCAGCGGAAATTAATCTTTTCCTTGTCATGATGCTTAGAGAAGCGGGATTGAAAGCTGATCCACTTGTTATTTCCACAGTAGACAACGGTTTGATTAACCTGGTTTCTCCCAGTATAGTCGGGATGAATTTTGTGATTGCAGTCATAAAACTGAAAGATGGCTTCATGATGTATGATGCCACTTCAAAACAGGCATCTATGAATAACCTTCCACCAAGAGACTGGAACCAGTATGGTGTTTTAATGGCTAAAGAAAAGGCTGCCCTTATGGAGATGGGAAACACCACTACCAGCTACAATTATCTCACTACAGAAGCGAAGATTAATGAAGATGGCAGTATTTCAGGAACCTATTCCGATAAAGATACCGGTTCATATGCCATGTTTGTTAAAGAAAGCTACGATGAAAATGCCGAAAAATACAAGAAGCAGTACAAAGAAAATTATTCAATAGACTTTACAGGTATTGAATCGAAAATACTGGATAACGGCGATTTTGAAAGTACTATGAAATTCTCTGCGGATAACCTGATAGATAAAGTAGGGAAGAAAATGATCATCAATCCAATGTTATTTTTAAGTAAAAATTCCAATGAATTTGATCAGGCTGAAGAAAGAAAGTATCCGATTGATTTTATTTCCTCATTCACCAAAGTGAAAAAAGTGATTCTTGAAATACCGGAAGGCTATGTAATAGAAGCAATGCCTAAAAGTAAAAAGATCGTTACAGAAGATAAAGAAATTGAGTACAGCTATGTAGCCGAGCAGAAAGGAAACAAACTTGAAATCATTTCTACCACAAAAATTGCAAGCCCGGATTACCCTAAAGAATATTATCCTGCATTCAAGCAGATATGGGGAACCGCTTCAAAAAGTGAAAATCAGGTGATAAGTCTGGTCAAAAAATCATAA
- a CDS encoding DUF3857 domain-containing protein — MIKILFLGALSTASVYFAQTYPVSSIPENLKKNANVVIRKDFTTVQINKIDEIRYQHNKVTTVLNKDGDSKAQIYIPYQKGDNISEVKVTVYDESGKKVKSFSKSDFGDFANNTQGVFYSDNRVLALSYTSAYYPYTIDFSYQITDENTIFIPDFVPFSSPNTSLEEAQFKIINKSGIDLKTKSYPSKYNYAAVTVADNGNEKSYSYKNVPAMDDVLMLPQPEKILPKVSFALAKFNLEGKQGALNNWTDFGTWYYANLVESVSASTPAIKAEVAALKLEGSTEEKVKKLYQYMQSKTRYIFVGLGIGGWLPMLPDEVQKKGYGDCKGLTNYMKTLLNEAGIPSHYCVINSSSSQVSFDPDFPSMGGNHAILMVPTEKGNIWLENTSQQIAYNHLSYSTTDRNVLAVTKKGIELISTPSYSAEQNGEKQVLKINLTEDNSINGEIQFAYTGSQYDNNLIYTYLSPKERIDALKKSFDVLNFEKVEMKDLVNDKDHAVIRFNVDFKANNYSKTTGTNLLFRAVPIFSNNFYKSDENRELPFEIGQSFQDEYEIDYVLPKNYKIDEVPENVTINSEFGTYKLTLVKNGESLKVTRFIKINKGIFPKEKYNDYVSFRKKTLNMDNSKILLTKI; from the coding sequence CCCAAACCTATCCGGTTTCTTCCATCCCTGAAAATTTAAAGAAGAATGCCAATGTTGTAATCAGAAAAGATTTTACAACAGTTCAGATTAATAAAATTGATGAAATCAGGTATCAGCATAATAAAGTAACCACAGTTTTAAATAAAGATGGAGACTCTAAAGCTCAGATCTATATTCCTTATCAAAAAGGAGATAATATTTCTGAGGTTAAGGTGACGGTTTATGATGAATCCGGGAAGAAAGTAAAAAGCTTTTCGAAGTCTGATTTCGGGGATTTTGCCAACAATACCCAAGGGGTATTTTATTCAGATAACAGGGTTTTAGCTTTATCATATACCTCGGCTTATTATCCTTACACGATTGATTTTTCGTACCAGATCACTGATGAGAATACCATTTTCATTCCCGATTTTGTGCCATTCTCTTCCCCGAATACATCTTTGGAAGAAGCCCAGTTCAAAATAATCAATAAATCAGGAATTGACCTTAAGACCAAAAGTTATCCTTCAAAATACAATTACGCTGCTGTTACTGTTGCTGATAATGGTAATGAGAAAAGTTATTCTTATAAAAACGTGCCGGCTATGGATGATGTTCTCATGCTTCCTCAGCCTGAAAAAATATTGCCTAAAGTAAGTTTTGCCCTGGCAAAATTCAACCTGGAAGGAAAACAGGGAGCCTTGAACAACTGGACCGATTTTGGAACCTGGTATTATGCCAACCTTGTAGAATCTGTTTCTGCATCTACTCCGGCTATTAAAGCGGAGGTGGCTGCTCTGAAATTGGAAGGTTCAACAGAAGAAAAAGTCAAAAAGCTTTACCAATACATGCAGTCAAAAACCAGATATATATTTGTCGGACTCGGTATTGGAGGTTGGCTTCCTATGCTTCCCGATGAAGTTCAGAAAAAAGGATATGGTGACTGTAAAGGACTCACCAATTATATGAAAACTTTATTGAATGAAGCCGGTATTCCATCTCATTATTGTGTTATCAATTCCAGCTCATCGCAGGTTTCTTTTGATCCCGATTTTCCATCTATGGGAGGAAACCATGCTATTCTTATGGTGCCTACAGAAAAAGGAAATATCTGGCTGGAAAACACTTCACAGCAGATTGCTTATAATCACTTAAGTTACAGCACTACAGACAGAAATGTTCTTGCTGTCACCAAAAAAGGAATAGAGTTGATCAGCACACCATCTTATTCTGCTGAACAAAACGGAGAAAAGCAGGTTTTAAAAATTAACCTCACAGAAGACAACAGTATCAATGGAGAAATTCAGTTTGCCTATACCGGAAGCCAGTATGATAACAATTTGATATATACTTATTTATCACCAAAAGAAAGAATTGATGCTTTGAAGAAGAGTTTTGATGTGCTGAACTTTGAAAAAGTTGAAATGAAAGACCTTGTCAATGATAAAGATCATGCTGTAATCAGATTCAATGTGGATTTTAAAGCAAATAATTATTCCAAGACCACAGGGACTAATTTACTTTTCAGAGCCGTACCTATTTTTAGCAATAATTTCTATAAATCTGATGAGAACAGAGAACTTCCGTTTGAAATAGGCCAATCTTTCCAGGATGAATACGAAATTGATTATGTTCTTCCTAAAAATTATAAAATAGATGAAGTTCCGGAAAATGTAACCATTAATTCTGAATTCGGAACCTATAAACTGACTCTTGTAAAAAACGGTGAATCACTGAAAGTGACACGGTTTATCAAAATTAACAAAGGGATATTTCCAAAAGAAAAATACAACGACTATGTAAGCTTCAGAAAGAAAACCCTGAATATGGATAATTCTAAAATATTACTGACTAAAATTTAA